In Schizosaccharomyces osmophilus chromosome 1, complete sequence, the genomic window TTCCTTTCAGCGTGGTTGACACGCAACTCGTCTCTTCCACTCATTCTAGCagaaacaatcaaaaatgCTGCTATTAAGATTCCCTTCATATGTTCTATTCTCATGTTTTCCACCAATGTTGTTTTCACCAATTCCTTCACGTAAAGAATGGCTGAAAGACTGCCCATCCTTGTACATAAAAACGGAACGTCGTTCATAATATCGTATTCAGCATATAAGTCTTTTGTCAACGGACGTAGTTCCTCTTGAAAATACGTAAACTGCTTTtcgtatttctttttaggAATCGGTGTCGCACTAACATGGACTTCTAAATCGAGTCTTCCTTtcatactttttcaaaattagTTTCCTAGTTTTCTCAATCCAATTAACTTACATTTCACATGCTAAATGTGCTGCCATGTACGGTCTACAGGCCTCTTCTGTTGCTTTCAATACAACTTTGGATCTCGACCACGCTAGAAATGATTCCGCTAAGCTTAAGAGCCTGTCATTGTATTCCTCCTCTTCCGGAAGTAATTTTCGAAAGCAATCGATCACCTGTTGTCTTTCCATCAAGAGTACCTTTTTTATGATGCAAAAGAGATTCAAGGACTACCAGAAAAGCTCACTCCCTTTTTCAACCTTTAAATTTTGTAGATTTTTTCTCTCTGAAACTGTTTAAAACAAGCCTTTTTGtgtttacctttttcctAGTCTAAACAGTTTCAATCAGTTTACCAAATTCGCGTAGCGATACTGTACTAAACAAATTTTGTCATGTCAATGgtaaaaggaaagaaatcCATTGTCTTCACTGTtcaattattttcttttttaatttagaTGCTAGTAAATGAAATCCACTTGGTATCTTTGTCTTACAAAGTCTTTGATCTGCTCGTTTAAACTTTTAGCTTGTACCAAAGCTACTTACATATATCCTCCACGCCTTTGCTGTTTTCCAGTTTCCAATTAAGAAAGGGGAGAATTACTATATGCGTGAATCTATTAAGCATGCAAAAGGATACGGAAAGTAATCCGTGGCCTGACTCGTTGAAGGAGTTTATAGGTAAATGTATTCAAGAtgctgaagaaaacaaccACGTTGGTTTGCAAGACGAAGtaaaaattttgatttctcgCCAATATGAAAACGGAAATATATGGAATATAGATTGGTCGACTATGAATTTGGATGCTCTACGAAAATTAACTGCAATTCAGGATCAGATGCAGGAAGACAAGAAACGTAAGCTAGATCAACCAAGCAATAATTCAGTCTCCGGCGATCAAACAGAACgagcaaaaaaagagaagaggAAGCGTAGGTTTCTTGCTGATGAACGCTCATCTACTGCTTCCACACCAGTGGAACCCGAAAAGTCCATTAACGATGGAGCAATCGTTGGAAGATCCActgctttggaaaaaagataCCTCCGTTTAACTTCCGATCCTGACCCCAATACCATTCGACCGCTTCCAATTCTGAAACAAACGCTAGAATTgctgaaaaggaaatggaaagaagaaaaaaactaCGCGTATATCTGCGACCAATTTAAAAGTCTTAGACAAGATCTTACTGTTCAAAGAATacaaaatgatttttccGC contains:
- the orc6 gene encoding origin recognition complex subunit Orc6, whose translation is MERQQVIDCFRKLLPEEEEYNDRLLSLAESFLAWSRSKVVLKATEEACRPYMAAHLACEIMKGRLDLEVHVSATPIPKKKYEKQFTYFQEELRPLTKDLYAEYDIMNDVPFLCTRMGSLSAILYVKELVKTTLVENMRIEHMKGILIAAFLIVSARMSGRDELRVNHAERKAAQAILQDTNSISQIQYWMQLLSESLVFHQMPLNAMEGYEVQKQRTKPWSGIASMVQINYEKRLKSYPSWKASIYEQLEQLNQPTIEK
- the iss9 gene encoding SAC3/GANP/THP3 family protein, LENG8-like protein, with the translated sequence MQKDTESNPWPDSLKEFIGKCIQDAEENNHVGLQDEVKILISRQYENGNIWNIDWSTMNLDALRKLTAIQDQMQEDKKRKLDQPSNNSVSGDQTERAKKEKRKRRFLADERSSTASTPVEPEKSINDGAIVGRSTALEKRYLRLTSDPDPNTIRPLPILKQTLELLKRKWKEEKNYAYICDQFKSLRQDLTVQRIQNDFSALVYEIHARIALEKGDVGEYNQCQTQLFHLYGFGVPGKVKEFLAYRILYILYTKNRSEMNSLLANLADEEKEDPAVQHALEVRSAIATADYYKFFQLYLSAPNMGGYLMDLFVERERVNAMYMISKAYRPSVPVDFIANTLAFEDMDECRNFLIDCQSLFDPNDSERVLMKESIDKFDAIKKKHTVVDIKGQI